In one window of Clupea harengus chromosome 4, Ch_v2.0.2, whole genome shotgun sequence DNA:
- the kcnab2b gene encoding voltage-gated potassium channel subunit beta-1-like isoform X6 gives MYPEPTADSPARLSLRQTTGSPGMVYKNLGKSGLRVSCLGLGTWVTFGGQITDEMAEQVLTLAYENGINLFDTAEVYAAGKAEMVLGSIIKKKGWRRSTLVITTKIYWGGKAETERGLSRKHIIEGLRASLERLQLEYVDVVFANRPDPNTPMEGDPFNTSKSRTFIIEETVRAMTHVINQGMAMYWGTSRWSSMEIMEAYSVARQFNLIPPICEQAEYHMFQREKVEVQLPELFHKIGVGAMTWSPLACGIISGKYDSGVPAYSRASLKGYQWLKDKILSEEGRRQQAKLKELQAIAERLGCTLPQLAIAWCLRNEGVSSVLLGVSSTDQLMENIGAIQVLPKLSSSIVHEVDSILGNKPFSKKDYRS, from the exons AAACCTCGGAAAATCAGGTTTAAGAGTGTCCTGCCTTGGATTAG GAACATGGGTAACCTTCGGGGGGCAGATCACAGACGAG aTGGCGGAGCAGGTGTTGACTTTGGCGTATGAGAATGGTATCAATTTGTTTGACACGGCTGAAGTCTACGCTGCGGGGAA AGCCGAGATGGTGTTGGGTAGTATCATCAAGAAGAAAGGATGGAG GCGTTCCACTCTGGTCATCACCACCAAAATCTACTGGGGCGGAAA ggCGGAAACAGAGCGGGGACTGTCAAGAAAACACATAATAGAAG GTCTACGAGCATCCCTGGAGCGTCTACAGTTAGAATATGTggatgtggtgtttgcaaacaGACCAGACCCCAACACGCCAATGGAAG GAGATCCATTTAACACCTCAAAATCAAGAACATTCATCATAGAAG agACGGTGCGGGCAATGACCCATGTAATCAACCAGGGAATGGCCATGTACTGGGGCACCTCACGCTGGAGCTCCATGGAGATCATG GAAGCATACTCAGTGGCGCGGCAGTTCAACCTCATCCCTCCGATCTGTGAGCAGGCAGAGTACCACATGTtccagagagagaaggtggaggtGCAGCTGCCTGAGCTCTTCCACAAAatag gTGTGGGGGCGATGACGTGGTCCCCACTGGCTTGTGGGATCATCTCAGGGAAATATGACAGCGGTGTGCCCGCCTACTCCCGTGCCTCTCTGAAG GGCTACCAGTGGTTGAAGGACAAGATCCTGAGTGAGGAGGGCCGGCGCCAGCAGGCGAAGCTGAAAGAGCTGCAGGCCATCGCCGAGCGACTCGGCTGCACCCTGCCGCAGCTCGCCATCG CATGGTGTTTGCGGAACGAAGGGGTGAGCTCAGTGCTGTTGGGGGTGTCCAGTACCGACCAGTTGATGGAGAACATCGGGGCAATCCAG GTACTCCCAAAGTTGTCGTCCTCCATTGTGCACGAAGTGGATAGTATCCTAGGCAACAAGCCCTTCAGTAAAAAGGACTACCGTTCTTAG
- the kcnab2b gene encoding voltage-gated potassium channel subunit beta-1-like isoform X8 — MYPEPTADSPARLSLRQTTGSPGMVYKNLGKSGLRVSCLGLGTWVTFGGQITDEMAEQVLTLAYENGINLFDTAEVYAAGKAEMVLGSIIKKKGWRRSTLVITTKIYWGGKAETERGLSRKHIIEGLRASLERLQLEYVDVVFANRPDPNTPMEETVRAMTHVINQGMAMYWGTSRWSSMEIMEAYSVARQFNLIPPICEQAEYHMFQREKVEVQLPELFHKIGVGAMTWSPLACGIISGKYDSGVPAYSRASLKGYQWLKDKILSEEGRRQQAKLKELQAIAERLGCTLPQLAIAWCLRNEGVSSVLLGVSSTDQLMENIGAIQVLPKLSSSIVHEVDSILGNKPFSKKDYRS, encoded by the exons AAACCTCGGAAAATCAGGTTTAAGAGTGTCCTGCCTTGGATTAG GAACATGGGTAACCTTCGGGGGGCAGATCACAGACGAG aTGGCGGAGCAGGTGTTGACTTTGGCGTATGAGAATGGTATCAATTTGTTTGACACGGCTGAAGTCTACGCTGCGGGGAA AGCCGAGATGGTGTTGGGTAGTATCATCAAGAAGAAAGGATGGAG GCGTTCCACTCTGGTCATCACCACCAAAATCTACTGGGGCGGAAA ggCGGAAACAGAGCGGGGACTGTCAAGAAAACACATAATAGAAG GTCTACGAGCATCCCTGGAGCGTCTACAGTTAGAATATGTggatgtggtgtttgcaaacaGACCAGACCCCAACACGCCAATGGAAG agACGGTGCGGGCAATGACCCATGTAATCAACCAGGGAATGGCCATGTACTGGGGCACCTCACGCTGGAGCTCCATGGAGATCATG GAAGCATACTCAGTGGCGCGGCAGTTCAACCTCATCCCTCCGATCTGTGAGCAGGCAGAGTACCACATGTtccagagagagaaggtggaggtGCAGCTGCCTGAGCTCTTCCACAAAatag gTGTGGGGGCGATGACGTGGTCCCCACTGGCTTGTGGGATCATCTCAGGGAAATATGACAGCGGTGTGCCCGCCTACTCCCGTGCCTCTCTGAAG GGCTACCAGTGGTTGAAGGACAAGATCCTGAGTGAGGAGGGCCGGCGCCAGCAGGCGAAGCTGAAAGAGCTGCAGGCCATCGCCGAGCGACTCGGCTGCACCCTGCCGCAGCTCGCCATCG CATGGTGTTTGCGGAACGAAGGGGTGAGCTCAGTGCTGTTGGGGGTGTCCAGTACCGACCAGTTGATGGAGAACATCGGGGCAATCCAG GTACTCCCAAAGTTGTCGTCCTCCATTGTGCACGAAGTGGATAGTATCCTAGGCAACAAGCCCTTCAGTAAAAAGGACTACCGTTCTTAG